One genomic segment of Theobroma cacao cultivar B97-61/B2 chromosome 6, Criollo_cocoa_genome_V2, whole genome shotgun sequence includes these proteins:
- the LOC18596729 gene encoding GDSL esterase/lipase At5g45920 isoform X1 → MRPKIYLFGDSITEESFRDGGWGASLANLFSRTVDVVLRGYSGYNSRWALKVLDRVFPAAESGGSDGASPPPLAVTVFFGANDACLPDRYAAFQHVPVDEYQQNLHSIVSSLKKRWPKTLILLITPPPIDEDERLRKYSGCRHPYAENPSGLPERTNEAAGAFAKACVETAGECGIPVVDLWTRMQQYPDWRKAYLRDGLHLTQDGNKVVFEEVVKKLNVGGLSLEKLTVDLPLLADIDQGDPLKAFQW, encoded by the exons ATGAGGCCAAAGATCTATCTTTTTGGAGACTCAATCACGGAGGAGTCCTTTCGTGATGGTGGTTGGGGTGCTTCTCTCGCCAACCTTTTCTCTCGCACG GTTGATGTGGTGCTGAGAGGGTACAGTGGGTACAATTCAAGGTGGGCGTTGAAGGTGCTTGATAGGGTTTTTCCTGCGGCGGAAAGCGGTGGTTCTGACGGTGCTTCACCGCCACCACTTGCAGTAACCGTCTTCTTCGGAGCTAACGACGCTTGCCTTCCCGATAGATACGCTGCTTTCCAACACGTGCCAGTTGATGAGTACCAGCAGAATCTCCACTCCATTGTGTCCTCTCTCAAG AAGCGGTGGCCAAAGACTCTGATTCTCCTGATTACTCCTCCTCCAATTGATGAAGATGAACGCCTTAG GAAATATTCTGGATGCAGACATCCTTACGCAGAGAATCCATCGGGTTTGCCCGAGAGGACAAATGAAGCTGCTGGCGCTTTTGCCAAGGCATGTGTTGAAACTGCTGGGGAATGTGGAATCCCTGTGGTAGATCTCTGGACCAGGATGCAGCAGTATCCTGACTGGCGGAAAGCTTATCTTAG GGATGGTTTGCACCTCACTCAGGATGGCAACAAGGTAGTATTTGAGGAAGTAGTGAAGAAGCTGAATGTGGGAGGCTTAAGCCTGGAAAAGCTAACAGTTGATCTCCCACTTTTAGCTGATATTGACCAAGGTGACCCACTCAAGGCTTTTCAGTGGTAG
- the LOC18596729 gene encoding GDSL esterase/lipase At5g45920 isoform X2, producing MRPKIYLFGDSITEESFRDGGWGASLANLFSRTVDVVLRGYSGYNSRWALKVLDRVFPAAESGGSDGASPPPLAVTVFFGANDACLPDRYAAFQHVPVDEYQQNLHSIVSSLKKRWPKTLILLITPPPIDEDERLRHPYAENPSGLPERTNEAAGAFAKACVETAGECGIPVVDLWTRMQQYPDWRKAYLRDGLHLTQDGNKVVFEEVVKKLNVGGLSLEKLTVDLPLLADIDQGDPLKAFQW from the exons ATGAGGCCAAAGATCTATCTTTTTGGAGACTCAATCACGGAGGAGTCCTTTCGTGATGGTGGTTGGGGTGCTTCTCTCGCCAACCTTTTCTCTCGCACG GTTGATGTGGTGCTGAGAGGGTACAGTGGGTACAATTCAAGGTGGGCGTTGAAGGTGCTTGATAGGGTTTTTCCTGCGGCGGAAAGCGGTGGTTCTGACGGTGCTTCACCGCCACCACTTGCAGTAACCGTCTTCTTCGGAGCTAACGACGCTTGCCTTCCCGATAGATACGCTGCTTTCCAACACGTGCCAGTTGATGAGTACCAGCAGAATCTCCACTCCATTGTGTCCTCTCTCAAG AAGCGGTGGCCAAAGACTCTGATTCTCCTGATTACTCCTCCTCCAATTGATGAAGATGAACGCCTTAG ACATCCTTACGCAGAGAATCCATCGGGTTTGCCCGAGAGGACAAATGAAGCTGCTGGCGCTTTTGCCAAGGCATGTGTTGAAACTGCTGGGGAATGTGGAATCCCTGTGGTAGATCTCTGGACCAGGATGCAGCAGTATCCTGACTGGCGGAAAGCTTATCTTAG GGATGGTTTGCACCTCACTCAGGATGGCAACAAGGTAGTATTTGAGGAAGTAGTGAAGAAGCTGAATGTGGGAGGCTTAAGCCTGGAAAAGCTAACAGTTGATCTCCCACTTTTAGCTGATATTGACCAAGGTGACCCACTCAAGGCTTTTCAGTGGTAG